In Equus caballus isolate H_3958 breed thoroughbred chromosome 25, TB-T2T, whole genome shotgun sequence, one DNA window encodes the following:
- the RNF224 gene encoding RING finger protein 224: protein MGTQAVPRAWRLLAPPATTHPPGSAETWTLVLWSGLPVPGPPMRGCHRGSGVAAAPLLTSPRMLQPEGPQASEEGTAAGTRRGDCIICYSAYDLTGHLPRRLYCGHTFCQACVRRLDTRTNEQRWIPCPQCRQSTPTPRGGVAMLDLDLATFLAVKAEREPSHMEPQPPAPLKGSTAITQQPARLCPTLGPQPDFPQPRCCCWGCGNLCWEPPGSPEV, encoded by the coding sequence ATGGGAACCCAGGCTGTGCCCAGAGCCTGGCGTCTGCTGGCCCCACCGGCCACCACTCACCCTCCCGGGTCTGCAGAAACCTGGACTCTTGTTCTCTGGAGTGGGCTCCCGGTGCCGGGCCCGCCCATGAGGGGCTGTCACAGAGGCAGCGGGGTGGCTGCAGCTCCCCTGCTCACCTCCCCCAGGATGCTGCAGCCAGAAGGTCCCCAGGCCTCCGAGGAGGGGACAGCTGCTGGGACCCGGCGGGGCGACTGCATCATCTGCTACTCGGCCTACGACCTCACCGGGCACCTGCCACGCCGCCTCTACTGTGGCCACACGTTTTGCCAGGCGTGCGTGCGGCGTCTGGACACACGGACCAATGAGCAGCGCTGGATCCCCTGCCCGCAGTGCCGCCAGAGCACGCCCACGCCCCGTGGAGGGGTGGCCATGCTGGACCTCGACCTGGCCACCTTCTTGGCAGTCAAGGCCGAGCGGGAGCCATCTCACATGGAGCCCCAGCCCCCTGCGCCCCTCAAAGGCAGCACTGCCATCACTCAGCAGCCGGCCAGGCTCTGCCCCACCTTGGGCCCCCAGCCCGACTTCCCACAAcccagatgctgctgctgggGCTGCGGCAACCTCTGCTGGGAGCCTCCAGGCAGCCCTGAGGTCTGA
- the CYSRT1 gene encoding cysteine-rich tail protein 1 isoform X1, with the protein MAPPLPRREKAAAGGSAHRHWDLAQRTRGQTAAIATSGRAMDPHEMVVKNPYSHISIPRAHLRPDLEQQLEVAPSSESQPLPVGSCTPEPTRLLQPTEEALGPKGAKGAKGAAPVQGQQAWQQPGNPYGSEQRPAGLTYAGLPPVGRGDDIAHHCCCCPCCSCCHCPRFCRCHSCCVVS; encoded by the exons atggccccgcccctccccaggaGGGAAAAGGCGGCTGCTGGTGGCTCAGCTCACAGGCACTGGGACCTGGCCCAGAGGACAAGAGGACAGACTGCTGCCATCGCCACTTCAG GCCGGGCCATGGATCCCCACGAGATGGTCGTCAAGAACCCGTATTCCCACATCAGCATCCCCCGGGCTCACCTGCGGCCTGACctggagcagcagctggaggTGGCTCCCTCCTCGGAGTCGCAGCCTCTGCCTGTGGGGTCCTGCACCCCGGAGCCCACCCGACTCCTACAGCCCACCGAGGAGGCCCTAGGGCCCAAGGGCGCCAAGGGGGCCAAAGGGGCCGCGCCTGTCCAGGGCCAGCAAGCCTGGCAGCAGCCCGGCAACCCCTATGGCAGTGAGCAGCGCCCTGCAGGACTGACCTATGCTGGCCTGCCACCTGTTGGGCGTGGTGACGACATCGcccaccactgctgctgctgcccttgTTGCTCCTGCTGCCACTGCCCTCGCTTCTGCCGCTGCCACAGCTGCTGTGTTGTCTCCTAG
- the CYSRT1 gene encoding cysteine-rich tail protein 1 isoform X2 produces the protein MGTRGRTCPQPTNQRESAVSEMSWKCHLCMKPMSPTVRREKAAAGGSAHRHWDLAQRTRGQTAAIATSGRAMDPHEMVVKNPYSHISIPRAHLRPDLEQQLEVAPSSESQPLPVGSCTPEPTRLLQPTEEALGPKGAKGAKGAAPVQGQQAWQQPGNPYGSEQRPAGLTYAGLPPVGRGDDIAHHCCCCPCCSCCHCPRFCRCHSCCVVS, from the exons ATGGGAACGCGGGGGCGGACTTGCCCCCAGCCCACCAACCAGAGAGAAAGTGCAGTTTCAGAAATGAGCTGGAAATGTCACTTGTGCATGAAGCCCATGTCGCCAACTGTAAG gaGGGAAAAGGCGGCTGCTGGTGGCTCAGCTCACAGGCACTGGGACCTGGCCCAGAGGACAAGAGGACAGACTGCTGCCATCGCCACTTCAG GCCGGGCCATGGATCCCCACGAGATGGTCGTCAAGAACCCGTATTCCCACATCAGCATCCCCCGGGCTCACCTGCGGCCTGACctggagcagcagctggaggTGGCTCCCTCCTCGGAGTCGCAGCCTCTGCCTGTGGGGTCCTGCACCCCGGAGCCCACCCGACTCCTACAGCCCACCGAGGAGGCCCTAGGGCCCAAGGGCGCCAAGGGGGCCAAAGGGGCCGCGCCTGTCCAGGGCCAGCAAGCCTGGCAGCAGCCCGGCAACCCCTATGGCAGTGAGCAGCGCCCTGCAGGACTGACCTATGCTGGCCTGCCACCTGTTGGGCGTGGTGACGACATCGcccaccactgctgctgctgcccttgTTGCTCCTGCTGCCACTGCCCTCGCTTCTGCCGCTGCCACAGCTGCTGTGTTGTCTCCTAG
- the LOC138920725 gene encoding ring finger protein-like: protein MAQAGPGVAWSWHSAGAQAKFTFGGARSPEEAAAAARSVPDPAPAPEDHADLPSLSHPVATLGSQPTHPDSCFRAPTPELCPWVPTYGPADPSSGLASPPSASLGSEGLDPLRQVPADEGLDSGALGSSQGARTPDSEPLLGATAPACPWAGSLGEDKEKEQGEDECPICTEPYGPSERRLALLNCGHGLCVGCLHRLLGTAPSADLGRVRCPLCRQKTPMLEWEICRLQEQLLQADGPQRPPPPTPPAPPRRGPGPWASLEHRYQLRFLAGRVGGRGCLPFLPCPPCLGARLWALRGRGPCARRLALLGLLALELLGLLLIFMPLMLLGLLFMLLDRSGR from the coding sequence ATGGCACAAGCTGGCCCAGGGGTCGCCTGGAGCTGGCACAGCGCTGGGGCCCAAGCGAAGTTTACTTTCGGTGGGGCACGGAGCCCGGAGGAAGCGGCAGCTGCTGCGAGGTCAGTGCCagaccctgccccagcccctgaggACCACGCTGACCTTCCCAGCCTCAGCCACCCCGTCGCCACCCTGGGGTCCCAGCCCACCCATCCTGACTCCTGCTTCCGGGCTCCCACCCCTGAACTGTGCCCTTGGGTCCCCACTTACGGCCCTGCTGACCCCAGCTCTGGGCTTGCCAGTCCACCTTCGGCCTCCCTCGGCTCTGAGGGCCTGGACCCACTGCGCCAAGTGCCAGCAGATGAAGGGTTGGACAGTGGGGCTCTGGGGAGCTCCCAGGGTGCCAGGACTCCGGACAGTGAGCCCCTGCTGGGGGCCACAgccccagcctgcccctgggccggGTCCTTGGGGGAGGACAAGGAGAAGGAGCAAGGGGAAGACGAGTGCCCCATCTGCACGGAGCCCTATGGGCCCAGTGAGCGCCGCCTGGCCCTGTTGAACTGTGGCCACGGCCTGTGCGTGGGCTGCCTGCACCGGCTGCTGGGCACGGCCCCCAGCGCCGACCTGGGCCGCGTGCGCTGCCCGCTGTGTCGCCAGAAGACGCCCATGCTCGAGTGGGAGATCTGCCGGCTGCAGGAGCAGCTGCTGCAGGCCGACGGGCCCcagcgccccccgccccccacgccCCCAGCGCCCCCCCGCcggggccctgggccctgggcctccCTAGAGCACCGCTACCAGCTGCGCTTCCTGGCAGGGCGTGTGGGCGGCCGGGGCTGCCTGCCCTTCCTGCCCTGCCCGCCTTGCCTAGGCGCCCGGCTGTGGGCCCTGCGGGGACGAGGGCCCTGTGCCCGCCGCCTGGCACTGCTGGGCCTGCTGGCCCTCGagctgctggggctgctgctcaTCTTCATGCCGCTCATGCTGCTGGGGCTGCTTTTCATGCTGCTGGACCGCTCCGGCCGCTGA
- the RNF208 gene encoding RING finger protein 208 encodes MPSDLGPEGGSGWPGLLMSCLKGPHVILKMEAMKIVHPEKFPELQAAAPCFPPAPRPTPALAPKRAWPSDTEIIVNQACGGDMPALEGTPRTPPLPRRPRKGSAELGFPRVAPADEVIVNQYVIRPGPGTSGASAVAAPAAGEPLECPTCGHTYNVTQRRPRVLSCLHSVCEQCLQILYESCPKYKFISCPTCRRETVLFTDYGLAALAVNTSILSRLPPEALTAPAGGQWGGEPEGSCYQTFRQYCGAACTCHVRNPLSACSIM; translated from the coding sequence ATGCCGTCTGACCTTGGGCCCGAGGGGGGCAGTGGCTGGCCGGGCCTCCTCATGTCCTGCCTGAAGGGCCCTCATGTCATCCTCAAGATGGAGGCCATGAAGATTGTCCACCCTGAGAAGTTCCCCGAGCTGCAGGCGGCCGCCCCCTGCTTCCCACCTGCACCCCGGCCCACCCCTGCTCTGGCACCCAAGCGCGCCTGGCCCTCAGACACGGAGATCATCGTCAACCAGGCATGTGGGGGGGACATGCCTGCCCTGGAAGGGACGCCCCGCACCCCACCTCTGCCACGTCGGCCCCGCAAGGGCAGTGCAGAGCTGGGCTTCCCCCGAGTGGCACCGGCGGATGAGGTCATCGTGAATCAGTACGTTATCAGGCCTGGCCCTGGCACCTCGGGGGCCTCCGCCGTGGCAGCACCGGCTGCAGGGGAGCCCCTGGAGTGCCCCACCTGCGGGCACACGTACAACGTCACGCAGCGGCGGCCCCGGGTGCTGTCCTGCCTGCACTCTGTGTGTGAGCAGTGCCTGCAGATCCTCTACGAGTCCTGCCCCAAATACAAGTTCATCTCCTGCCCCACCTGCCGCCGCGAGACTGTGCTCTTCACTGACTACGGCCTGGCCGCACTGGCCGTCAACACGTCCATCCTGAGCCGCCTGCCCCCCGAGGCGCTGACTGCCCCGGCCGGTGGCCAGTGGGGGGGCGAGCCCGAGGGCAGCTGCTACCAGACCTTCCGGCAGTACTGTGGGGCCGCCTGCACCTGCCACGTGCGGAACCCGCTGTCTGCCTGCTCCATCATGTAG